Below is a genomic region from Desulfobaculum bizertense DSM 18034.
AACCGTCATCAAGCGCCTGTTTTGCCGCGTCTCGAATGTGTTGAGGGGTATCAAAATCAGGCTCGCCCACGGAAAGGCTGATTATATCCCGACCCTGAGCACGCAGTTCCATTGCCTTCGCACTTACCGCGAGTGTCGCAGAAGGCTTTACCTGAGAAATTTTAGTAGAAATTCGCATAACTCACCTTTTCACAGCAACAGCATAAAATGAACTCTGCCACACGATTCCCATCGGTTGTAGAGGAAAAGCTTCCGAATGGAAAGCGCCCCTCGCCTCAACCAGCTTGACGCATTGCCCATTCATTTTGCACAAATTTTCTATGCAAAGCTCCAAAATTCTCCTCCCCTACCCCGAAGAGTGTATTCACGGCACATTCGTTCGCCGTGTAAAGCGCTTTAGTGTCGAGACTCGCGTCAACGGCAAAGAGGTCTGGGCGCACACCAACAACTCTGGCTCCATGCTCGGACTGACTCGGCCCGGCAGCCCCGTCTATCTGTCCCCCGCCGCAAACCCAAAGCGCAAACTCAAGTTCACCCTTGAGACCATTACCATCAACGGGACCCGCGTCGGCGTCAACACCTTAACGCCGAACCGCATCCTCAAAGCCGCTTTTGAGGCCCAAGCACTCACAGAATTTCAGGGATTCACTCATTTTCGGCCCGAAGCAAAAATCGGTGACTCCAGACTCGACGCCCTGCTCACTGGCCCCAATAGCCAGATGTATGTCGAAGCAAAGAACGTCACCCTCGTCGAGGACTCCATCGCCGCCTTCCCCGATGCCGTCACCCTCCGCGGGCAAAAGCATCTTCGGGAATTAATCACTCTCGCAGATCAAGGCATTCGCGTTGCCTCTTTTTACTTCATTCAACGCACTGACGCCCAGTGTTTCGCCCCCGCTGACTATGTCGACCCGGAATTCGCCAAGCTCTTTTATCTCGCCAAATCAAAAGGCGTCGAGATCTGGCCTTATGTCGCATCAATCTCCGACCGCGGCATCGGCATCTCTCACAAGCTCCCTCTCGCGCCTGAATTTTTATAGTGTGGCGGGCGGGGGGGGGGGGCTTGTTGTATTGGGGCGCTGCCCCAAACCCTGCGAGGATTTGGTGGGGTGGGTTTTTACGAGACTCCGTCTCGTGCTCTGCAAGGGGCGCCGCCCCTTGA
It encodes:
- the sfsA gene encoding DNA/RNA nuclease SfsA, whose translation is MQSSKILLPYPEECIHGTFVRRVKRFSVETRVNGKEVWAHTNNSGSMLGLTRPGSPVYLSPAANPKRKLKFTLETITINGTRVGVNTLTPNRILKAAFEAQALTEFQGFTHFRPEAKIGDSRLDALLTGPNSQMYVEAKNVTLVEDSIAAFPDAVTLRGQKHLRELITLADQGIRVASFYFIQRTDAQCFAPADYVDPEFAKLFYLAKSKGVEIWPYVASISDRGIGISHKLPLAPEFL